In one Aeromicrobium wangtongii genomic region, the following are encoded:
- a CDS encoding SpoIIE family protein phosphatase, translated as MTSDHTPAYTAPDLTTCDQEPIHVPGAIQPHGLLLALDQDERVVMASRNCADLLGIPARDLSGMRLQDVLGPEPARLVPRALAEGDVSAPLRTTLPPGQGTLAGQDVDLIVHRSGTRVVVELEPVSDPVPSQHVSYRSARAAVTRLTQSSTVPELCDQLASEIRRLTGFDRVMVYRFDENWNGEVIAEQRREHLNPFLGLHYPSTDIPAQARRLYTVNWTRLIADIGYDPVAIDPVLDPATGAPLDLSHSVLRSVSPIHIEYLSNMGVSASMSVSMVKDGQLWGLVACHHYSGPLRVSYDARSAAEFLGQTASQLVHDRARADTRTDELLASVNLARITADLASDQRPVYDTLLQDSRLLGLVDATGVALWVEGSMSTLGDVPPEHVLHTIAARLGEGGEVSGRPVASSHLQALDPELAAFSDVAAGAMYIGNGPDRWMMWLRPELERSVDWGGDPYNKALALAEDPTVRLSPRKSFAKWQETVRGHSAPWEPWQLGAVESLRAHLASELVRRSHEHAALAESLQRTLVLDEAPQVDGLDIHARYRPAQGSQLGGDWWDAFPLADGRITVSVGDVSGHGVSAATAMAQVRTALRAYMIDGHSPAACVDRLDVLMESLLPGQTATVVVLVVDPATGHVELANAGHPSPLLLQGDGCEPMPMAGRPLLGVGAGSARTDSLTLDEGDILLVYTDGVVERRGVQIDTSIRRLSEAASSSDHSDTLDAWIDNLLTAVPGTLDDDLTIVAVRMAARA; from the coding sequence TTGACCTCCGACCACACCCCCGCGTACACGGCGCCCGATCTCACGACCTGTGACCAGGAGCCCATCCACGTCCCCGGCGCGATCCAGCCCCACGGCCTGCTGTTGGCGCTGGACCAGGACGAGCGGGTCGTCATGGCCTCCCGCAACTGCGCCGACCTGCTGGGCATCCCGGCCCGCGACCTGTCCGGGATGCGCCTGCAGGACGTCCTCGGCCCCGAGCCCGCCCGGCTCGTGCCGCGCGCGCTCGCCGAGGGCGATGTCAGCGCTCCGCTGCGCACGACGCTCCCACCCGGCCAGGGCACTCTCGCCGGGCAGGACGTCGACCTGATCGTCCACCGCTCCGGGACCCGCGTCGTGGTCGAGCTGGAGCCCGTCTCGGACCCGGTGCCCTCCCAGCACGTCTCGTACCGTTCGGCGCGAGCCGCCGTGACGCGTCTGACGCAGTCCTCCACGGTGCCCGAGCTGTGCGACCAGCTGGCCTCGGAGATCCGTCGCCTGACCGGTTTCGACCGGGTCATGGTCTACCGGTTCGACGAGAACTGGAACGGCGAGGTGATCGCCGAGCAGCGCCGCGAGCACCTCAACCCCTTCCTCGGGCTGCACTACCCGTCGACCGACATCCCGGCCCAGGCGCGCCGGCTCTACACCGTCAACTGGACGCGCCTGATCGCCGACATCGGCTACGACCCGGTCGCGATCGATCCGGTGCTCGACCCCGCCACCGGCGCCCCGCTGGACCTGTCCCACTCGGTGCTGCGCAGCGTCTCGCCGATCCACATCGAGTACCTGTCCAACATGGGCGTCTCCGCGTCGATGTCGGTCTCGATGGTCAAGGACGGCCAGCTGTGGGGGCTCGTGGCCTGCCACCACTACTCGGGCCCCTTGCGGGTCAGCTACGACGCCCGCTCCGCCGCGGAGTTCCTGGGGCAGACCGCTTCCCAGCTCGTCCACGACCGTGCGCGCGCCGACACCCGCACCGACGAGCTGCTCGCCAGCGTCAACCTGGCCCGCATCACCGCCGACCTGGCCAGCGACCAGCGACCGGTCTACGACACGCTGCTGCAGGACTCCCGCCTGCTGGGGCTCGTCGACGCGACGGGCGTGGCCCTGTGGGTGGAGGGCAGCATGTCGACCTTGGGGGACGTGCCGCCCGAGCACGTGCTGCACACCATCGCCGCCCGCCTCGGCGAGGGCGGGGAGGTGAGTGGGCGCCCTGTGGCCAGCAGCCACCTGCAGGCACTCGACCCAGAGCTCGCCGCGTTCTCCGACGTGGCGGCCGGTGCGATGTACATCGGCAACGGGCCGGACCGGTGGATGATGTGGCTGCGTCCCGAGCTCGAGCGCAGCGTCGACTGGGGCGGCGACCCGTACAACAAGGCCCTGGCCCTGGCCGAGGACCCCACGGTGCGGCTCAGCCCCCGCAAGTCGTTCGCGAAGTGGCAGGAGACGGTGCGCGGCCACAGCGCGCCGTGGGAGCCCTGGCAGCTGGGCGCCGTGGAGTCGCTGCGGGCGCACCTGGCCAGCGAGCTGGTGCGGCGCAGCCATGAGCACGCGGCGCTCGCGGAGTCGTTGCAGCGCACGCTCGTGCTCGACGAGGCACCGCAGGTCGACGGGCTGGACATCCATGCCCGCTACCGGCCGGCCCAGGGCAGCCAGCTCGGTGGCGACTGGTGGGACGCCTTCCCGCTCGCCGACGGGCGCATCACGGTCAGCGTGGGGGACGTGTCGGGGCACGGCGTCTCGGCCGCGACCGCGATGGCGCAGGTCCGTACCGCCCTGCGGGCCTACATGATCGACGGCCACTCCCCCGCGGCCTGCGTCGACCGCCTCGACGTCCTGATGGAGTCGTTGCTGCCCGGACAGACCGCGACGGTCGTCGTGCTGGTGGTCGACCCCGCGACGGGGCACGTCGAGCTGGCGAACGCCGGGCACCCGTCCCCGCTGCTGCTGCAGGGCGACGGGTGCGAGCCGATGCCGATGGCGGGACGTCCGCTGCTCGGCGTGGGGGCCGGTTCGGCGCGCACCGACTCGTTGACGCTGGACGAGGGCGACATCCTGCTGGTCTACACCGACGGGGTCGTGGAGCGTCGCGGCGTGCAGATCGACACGTCGATCCGGCGGCTGAGCGAGGCGGCGTCGAGCTCGGACCACTCCGACACCCTCGACGCCTGGATCGACAACCTCCTGACGGCGGTGCCCGGCACCCTGGACGACGACCTGACGATCGTCGCCGTCCGCATGGCGGCCCGTGCCTGA
- a CDS encoding alpha/beta fold hydrolase has protein sequence MLATERLNATVTGPAGAPVLVFAHGFGCDQNMWRLVAPAFESDFRVVLYDHVGAGGSDVASYDPQTYSRLSGYAADVIDLVEELDAGPVTFVGHSVATMIGVLAEIERPDLFDRLVLVGPSARYIDEGDYIGGFSASDIDELLESMDSNYLGWSHSMAPAFMGNADDPDLVAELEESFCRADPTIARQFAEVTFRSDNRADLPMVSTPALVLQCRYDVIAPMAAGEYVRDHLPQASYVVLDAVGHCPQLSAPGPTIDAIGGFLRS, from the coding sequence ATGCTCGCAACGGAACGTCTGAACGCCACGGTGACCGGCCCCGCCGGCGCACCCGTGCTGGTGTTCGCTCACGGATTCGGCTGTGACCAGAACATGTGGCGGCTCGTCGCGCCGGCCTTCGAGTCAGATTTCCGCGTCGTCCTGTACGACCACGTGGGGGCGGGCGGCAGCGATGTGGCCTCGTACGATCCGCAGACCTACTCCCGCCTCTCGGGCTACGCCGCTGACGTCATCGACCTCGTCGAAGAGCTCGACGCCGGTCCGGTGACCTTCGTGGGCCACTCGGTCGCGACCATGATCGGCGTGCTCGCCGAGATCGAACGCCCTGACCTGTTCGATCGCCTGGTGCTGGTCGGCCCGTCGGCCCGCTACATCGATGAGGGCGACTACATCGGCGGCTTCAGCGCATCCGACATCGACGAGCTGCTCGAGTCGATGGACAGCAACTACCTCGGCTGGTCGCACAGCATGGCACCGGCCTTCATGGGCAACGCCGACGATCCCGATCTGGTGGCCGAGCTCGAGGAGAGCTTCTGCCGCGCCGATCCGACCATCGCGCGGCAGTTCGCCGAGGTCACGTTCCGTTCCGACAACCGCGCCGACCTGCCGATGGTGTCCACCCCGGCGCTGGTGCTGCAGTGCCGCTACGACGTGATCGCGCCGATGGCCGCCGGCGAGTACGTCCGCGACCACCTCCCGCAGGCGAGCTACGTCGTCCTCGACGCCGTGGGGCACTGCCCGCAGCTGAGCGCTCCCGGCCCGACCATCGACGCCATCGGCGGGTTCCTGCGCTCATGA
- a CDS encoding PP2C family protein-serine/threonine phosphatase: protein MTANGGAADTGTALDGLPCGYVETDPNGLITAANPHFCRLVARTAEELLGRVTVQSLLAPGDRIYFDTHYRPALQMHGEIREIAFELVRPDDDRVPVLVSSATAADNPQLTRTVVFEARDRRLYEKELLRARRAAERAEAQARSLAQTLQQTFIPPSMPDVPGLELAGAYRPAGDGSQVGGDFYDVFQIGTGEWIVVVGDVCGKGVEAAVITSFVRHTLRALAVQWDDPSQILQALNTALLTHESDRFCTAVVIRLLRDDDRWLVSISSGGHPLPLLVGADGTVAEVGAPGSLIGVLAMPQLADERITLAPGDSLVIFTDGVTEARGDAGPFGVGGMLELVAGGVSSAAATTAKVLDTVLDFQAGTARDDIAVVAMIAREKAREGDDAATGRVHLDIEEKNRALRALEGLAALDD from the coding sequence ATGACCGCCAACGGAGGAGCCGCGGACACCGGGACGGCCCTGGACGGTCTGCCCTGCGGATATGTCGAGACCGACCCGAACGGTCTGATCACCGCGGCGAACCCGCACTTCTGCCGGCTCGTCGCCCGCACGGCCGAGGAGCTGCTCGGCCGGGTCACGGTCCAGTCGCTGCTGGCACCGGGGGACCGGATCTACTTCGACACCCACTACCGCCCGGCACTGCAGATGCACGGCGAGATCCGCGAGATCGCCTTCGAGCTGGTCCGCCCGGACGATGACCGGGTGCCGGTGCTGGTCAGCTCTGCCACGGCCGCCGACAACCCCCAGCTGACCCGCACCGTCGTGTTCGAGGCCAGGGACAGGCGCCTCTACGAGAAGGAGCTCCTGCGGGCCCGTCGGGCGGCCGAGCGCGCCGAGGCACAGGCGCGATCGCTGGCGCAGACGCTGCAGCAGACGTTCATCCCCCCGTCGATGCCGGACGTCCCCGGTCTCGAGCTCGCCGGCGCCTACCGTCCGGCCGGTGACGGCAGCCAGGTGGGCGGCGACTTCTACGACGTCTTCCAGATCGGCACGGGCGAGTGGATCGTCGTGGTGGGCGATGTCTGCGGCAAGGGCGTCGAGGCCGCCGTCATCACCTCGTTCGTCCGTCACACGCTGCGTGCCCTCGCGGTGCAGTGGGACGATCCCTCGCAGATCCTGCAGGCGCTCAACACGGCACTGCTGACCCACGAGAGCGACCGGTTCTGCACGGCGGTCGTGATCCGGCTGCTGCGCGACGACGACCGCTGGCTGGTCAGCATCAGCTCGGGCGGGCACCCCCTGCCGTTGCTGGTCGGGGCGGACGGCACGGTCGCGGAGGTTGGCGCGCCCGGTTCGCTGATCGGGGTGCTGGCGATGCCGCAGCTGGCCGACGAGCGGATCACGCTGGCTCCCGGGGACAGCCTGGTGATCTTCACCGACGGAGTGACCGAGGCGCGTGGTGACGCGGGCCCGTTCGGCGTCGGCGGGATGCTCGAGCTGGTGGCCGGCGGGGTGTCCTCGGCGGCCGCGACCACCGCCAAGGTGCTCGACACGGTGCTGGACTTCCAGGCCGGGACGGCACGCGACGACATCGCGGTCGTCGCGATGATCGCTCGGGAGAAGGCGCGCGAGGGTGATGATGCGGCGACCGGGCGCGTCCACCTGGACATCGAGGAGAAGAACCGGGCGCTGCGGGCACTCGAGGGCCTCGCTGCCCTGGACGACTGA
- a CDS encoding ATP-dependent DNA ligase, with amino-acid sequence MNLPNRRPSAAAASRRGDRWNSEPDPPVRDAAQEVENSLLTFPQQPMLARSVPALPDEDGLPGGSAYEPKFDGYRALIFVMAGWCRIQSRYGRDITASFPEIVAAVSENVPAGVVLDGELVVWGDDTSDFTELHRRLEHGADLSAEALRPASFVAFDVLAGAGMDLRKSPFRVRRQALTILLDDTPAPLHVVPQTRDAEEARTWLVNYSEAHVGIDGVIAKGLATGYLPGERGWERVAIRDSVECVVGAVMGTLRGPTRLLLGVPDHEGNLRLVGGTTDITLPQSRRIGRLLTAATGDHPWADRSLADIPGWSDDSLLTSLVEPTTVVEVASDGSSPVRGWAEPHELIRLRPELRPEEIEPVPF; translated from the coding sequence ATGAACCTGCCGAACCGACGACCGAGCGCCGCTGCCGCATCACGCAGGGGCGATCGGTGGAACAGCGAGCCGGATCCCCCCGTCCGCGATGCGGCCCAGGAGGTGGAGAACTCGTTGTTGACCTTCCCCCAGCAGCCGATGCTGGCACGATCAGTGCCCGCTCTGCCCGATGAGGACGGGCTGCCGGGCGGGTCCGCGTACGAGCCGAAGTTCGACGGCTACCGCGCCCTGATCTTCGTGATGGCTGGCTGGTGCCGCATCCAGTCCCGGTACGGACGTGACATCACCGCCTCCTTCCCGGAGATCGTCGCTGCCGTGAGCGAGAACGTCCCGGCCGGGGTCGTGCTCGACGGCGAGCTCGTGGTCTGGGGCGATGACACATCGGACTTCACCGAGCTGCACCGCCGCCTCGAGCACGGAGCCGACCTGTCGGCCGAGGCCCTGCGGCCGGCCTCCTTCGTGGCCTTCGACGTCCTGGCCGGCGCCGGGATGGACCTGCGCAAGAGCCCGTTCCGCGTGCGCCGTCAGGCGTTGACGATCCTGCTGGACGACACGCCGGCGCCCCTGCACGTCGTCCCGCAGACCCGGGACGCGGAGGAGGCCCGCACCTGGCTGGTCAACTACTCCGAGGCGCACGTCGGCATCGACGGAGTGATCGCCAAGGGGCTGGCGACCGGGTACCTACCGGGCGAGCGCGGCTGGGAACGGGTTGCGATCCGCGACTCCGTCGAGTGCGTCGTGGGCGCCGTCATGGGGACGCTGCGCGGCCCGACCCGCCTGTTGCTCGGGGTGCCGGACCACGAGGGCAATCTGCGGCTCGTGGGCGGCACGACCGACATCACCCTTCCCCAGAGCCGCCGGATCGGACGCCTCCTGACCGCCGCCACCGGGGACCACCCGTGGGCCGATCGGTCCCTCGCGGACATCCCGGGGTGGTCGGACGACTCCCTGCTCACGTCGCTGGTCGAACCCACCACGGTCGTCGAGGTCGCCTCGGATGGGTCGTCCCCCGTCCGTGGCTGGGCGGAGCCGCACGAGCTGATCCGCCTACGTCCCGAGCTGCGGCCCGAGGAGATCGAGCCCGTCCCCTTCTGA
- a CDS encoding TraR/DksA family transcriptional regulator: MTAELERTGPSGWTAQELADIRAGLEGAVVRLQAEMAAVGRDLSATSSVGGVDVLHDDLDVASQRAELLQDAVQAQNLAAILEQTQHVIGRLSAGQYGVCETCSGEIGRPRLEAFPRATVCISCAH; this comes from the coding sequence ATGACCGCAGAGCTGGAACGAACCGGACCGTCAGGCTGGACCGCCCAGGAGCTGGCCGACATCCGCGCGGGCCTCGAGGGTGCGGTCGTGCGACTGCAGGCCGAGATGGCCGCGGTCGGCCGGGACCTCAGCGCCACGTCCTCGGTCGGCGGTGTGGACGTGCTGCACGATGACCTCGATGTGGCATCCCAGCGCGCCGAGCTGTTGCAGGACGCCGTGCAGGCGCAGAACCTGGCGGCGATCCTCGAGCAGACGCAGCACGTGATCGGTCGCCTGTCCGCCGGACAGTACGGCGTGTGCGAGACGTGCTCCGGCGAGATCGGTCGTCCCCGGCTCGAGGCCTTCCCGCGCGCGACGGTCTGCATCTCCTGCGCACACTGA
- the ligD gene encoding non-homologous end-joining DNA ligase, translating into MARTTDTVSVSGHRLRLTHPDKVLYPSTGTTKADVIAYYQQIAPHLLPHIAGRIVTRKRWVEGVGTAASPGDVFFEKNLPESAPSWIRRVEITHRSHVNRYPVFEGPADLAWAGQVGALELHVPQWRVDAQGAPQNPDRLVLDLDPGPGAGLPECVEVAKRAKALLRDLELDAYPVTSGSKGIHLYSALDGTHDSDYINAFAKQVALALESELPELVVSSMKKSSRTGKVLVDWSQNNGNKTTIAPYSLRGTIEPHVAVPRTWRELNDPDLRHLTIDEVVARMKRRKDPMAALARPAPGADRLETYRAKRDAAKTPEPDGTPSSDPAGNTFVIQEHHASSLHWDFRLEHDGVLVSWALPKGVPTSTNANHLAVQTEDHPLAYATFEGTIPAGEYGGGEVTIWDSGTYELEKWKAREIIATLTGTKAGGLGGRRKYALIHTDKNQWLIHRMKLT; encoded by the coding sequence ATGGCCAGGACCACCGACACGGTGTCGGTCTCGGGGCACCGCCTGCGCTTGACGCATCCTGACAAGGTTCTCTATCCGTCCACCGGCACCACCAAGGCCGATGTCATCGCGTACTACCAGCAGATCGCGCCCCACCTGCTGCCGCACATCGCCGGACGCATCGTGACCCGCAAGCGCTGGGTCGAGGGCGTCGGCACCGCCGCGTCGCCCGGGGACGTCTTCTTCGAGAAGAACCTGCCGGAGTCGGCACCGTCCTGGATCCGCCGCGTGGAGATCACCCACCGCAGCCACGTGAACCGGTACCCGGTGTTCGAGGGCCCCGCCGATCTGGCGTGGGCCGGGCAGGTCGGAGCACTGGAGCTGCACGTGCCGCAGTGGCGCGTCGACGCTCAAGGCGCCCCCCAGAACCCCGACCGCCTCGTGCTGGATCTCGACCCGGGCCCCGGCGCCGGGCTGCCCGAGTGCGTCGAGGTCGCCAAGCGCGCCAAGGCGCTGCTGCGGGACCTGGAGCTCGACGCCTACCCGGTCACCAGTGGCAGCAAGGGCATCCACCTCTACTCGGCCCTGGACGGGACGCACGACTCGGACTACATCAACGCCTTCGCCAAGCAGGTGGCCCTTGCCCTGGAGTCCGAGCTGCCCGAGCTGGTCGTCAGCTCGATGAAGAAGAGCTCACGCACCGGCAAGGTGCTGGTTGACTGGAGCCAGAACAACGGCAACAAGACCACCATCGCGCCGTACTCGCTGCGCGGGACGATCGAGCCGCACGTGGCCGTCCCCCGGACGTGGCGCGAGCTGAACGATCCCGATCTGCGCCACCTGACGATCGACGAGGTCGTGGCGCGCATGAAGCGGCGCAAGGACCCGATGGCCGCCCTGGCCCGACCCGCCCCCGGCGCCGACCGGCTGGAGACCTACCGGGCAAAACGGGACGCCGCCAAGACGCCGGAGCCCGACGGGACACCGTCCTCGGACCCGGCCGGCAACACCTTCGTCATCCAGGAGCACCACGCCAGCAGCCTGCACTGGGACTTCCGCCTCGAGCACGACGGCGTGCTGGTGTCGTGGGCACTGCCCAAGGGCGTGCCCACCTCGACGAATGCCAACCACCTCGCGGTCCAGACCGAGGACCACCCCTTGGCGTATGCCACCTTCGAGGGAACCATCCCCGCGGGGGAGTACGGCGGAGGCGAGGTCACCATCTGGGACTCTGGTACCTACGAGCTGGAGAAGTGGAAGGCTCGGGAGATCATTGCCACACTGACCGGCACGAAGGCCGGCGGACTCGGTGGCCGCCGCAAGTACGCCCTGATCCACACCGACAAGAACCAGTGGCTCATCCACCGGATGAAGCTCACCTGA
- a CDS encoding sigma-70 family RNA polymerase sigma factor codes for MNITSEGPSTIHDDDTSSLIEAASQAGPVERAALEEEVVRRHLGLARHLAGRYAGRGVDREDLVQVANFALVKSIRGFHHDRGEFVPFATVTILGEIKKYFRDHCWGVRPPRRIQQLQADITAASERLLQADGHMPGVPEIAAELGVDAADVSEAMAARGCFSPTSLDQPVRDGGQPLGETMRFDETTYDFIDDWVTVGPLCEGLGDDERELLRLRFVEDKTQQEIADLVGVSQMQVSRRLSKLLEQLREKATVTEGVRRVA; via the coding sequence GTGAACATCACGTCCGAAGGTCCCAGCACCATCCACGACGACGACACGTCATCGCTGATCGAGGCAGCTTCGCAGGCCGGCCCGGTCGAGCGCGCAGCACTCGAGGAAGAAGTCGTCCGTCGCCATCTCGGTCTCGCCCGCCACCTCGCCGGTCGGTACGCCGGCCGTGGCGTCGATCGTGAGGATCTCGTCCAGGTGGCGAACTTCGCCCTGGTCAAGTCCATCCGCGGCTTCCACCACGATCGCGGCGAGTTCGTCCCGTTCGCGACGGTGACGATCCTCGGTGAGATCAAGAAGTACTTCCGCGACCACTGCTGGGGCGTGCGCCCGCCGCGTCGCATCCAGCAGCTCCAGGCCGACATCACCGCAGCCTCCGAACGTCTGCTCCAGGCTGATGGTCACATGCCGGGCGTCCCCGAGATCGCCGCCGAGCTCGGCGTGGACGCCGCCGATGTCAGTGAGGCGATGGCCGCGCGGGGATGTTTCTCCCCGACCTCGCTGGACCAGCCGGTCCGTGACGGGGGCCAGCCGCTCGGCGAGACGATGCGGTTCGACGAGACGACCTATGACTTCATCGACGACTGGGTCACGGTCGGGCCCCTGTGCGAGGGCCTCGGTGACGACGAGCGCGAGCTGTTGCGCCTGCGGTTCGTCGAGGACAAGACACAGCAGGAGATCGCCGACCTGGTCGGCGTCAGCCAGATGCAGGTGTCGCGTCGCCTCTCCAAGCTGCTGGAGCAGCTGCGCGAGAAGGCCACCGTCACCGAGGGCGTGCGCCGCGTCGCCTGA